The proteins below are encoded in one region of Shewanella algae:
- a CDS encoding DUF3301 domain-containing protein: MMTDFLLIAALVMIAAFFWQLRQMAELSRIFAERECQRQKVQMLAIAMESARPSIGGKNGLCWNARFMFEFSTDGINQYRGHILMHGKQIQKIEWPIFPEPEWHEAPTARGSVGGGCGSRGGCSSGKCR; encoded by the coding sequence ATGATGACAGATTTTCTCCTGATCGCAGCGCTGGTAATGATTGCTGCGTTTTTCTGGCAGTTGCGACAAATGGCCGAACTCAGTCGGATATTTGCCGAGCGGGAATGCCAACGGCAAAAGGTGCAGATGCTGGCCATCGCCATGGAGTCAGCCCGACCCAGCATAGGCGGCAAGAACGGCCTGTGCTGGAATGCACGCTTTATGTTTGAGTTCAGTACCGATGGCATCAACCAGTATCGCGGCCATATCCTGATGCACGGTAAACAGATCCAGAAAATTGAATGGCCAATATTTCCCGAACCCGAGTGGCATGAAGCGCCAACTGCCAGAGGCAGCGTCGGTGGCGGTTGTGGCTCCCGCGGAGGTTGCAGTTCGGGTAAGTGCCGCTGA
- the queF gene encoding NADPH-dependent 7-cyano-7-deazaguanine reductase QueF (Catalyzes the NADPH-dependent reduction of 7-cyano-7-deazaguanine (preQ0) to 7-aminomethyl-7-deazaguanine (preQ1) in queuosine biosynthesis) has protein sequence MTQNHDPYRNAEALSGLTLGQQTDYQEHYAPELLQGVPRKLNRDAINLSAPLPFQGADIWTGYELSWLNAKGKPMVAIAEFQLDLNSEHLIESKSFKLYLNSFNQTRFDCTEAVEQTLTQDLSRCANGEVKVRVIEPKHFNSQRVVELPGHCIDDLDIEVSDYEFNPKWLEDSTDDKQIVAETLNSNLLKSNCLITSQPDWGSVMIRYQGPKIDREKLLRYLISFRQHNEFHEQCVERIFTDLKRFCHCSKLTVYARYTRRGGLDINPFRSDFEHVPESQRLARQ, from the coding sequence ATGACACAGAATCACGACCCTTACCGGAACGCCGAAGCCTTATCTGGCCTGACACTGGGTCAGCAGACAGATTATCAAGAGCATTACGCCCCTGAACTGTTGCAGGGTGTGCCCCGCAAACTCAACCGTGATGCAATCAACCTGAGTGCGCCTCTGCCGTTTCAGGGGGCCGATATCTGGACCGGCTATGAACTCTCCTGGCTCAATGCCAAGGGCAAGCCCATGGTGGCCATCGCCGAGTTCCAGCTGGATCTCAACAGTGAGCATTTAATCGAGTCCAAATCCTTCAAGCTCTATCTGAACAGTTTCAATCAAACCCGCTTTGACTGTACTGAAGCCGTTGAGCAGACCCTGACCCAAGATCTGAGCCGCTGTGCCAATGGCGAGGTAAAAGTCAGAGTGATTGAGCCCAAGCACTTCAACAGCCAGAGAGTTGTTGAGCTGCCGGGGCACTGCATTGACGATCTGGATATTGAAGTCAGCGACTATGAGTTCAACCCCAAATGGCTCGAAGACAGCACAGACGACAAGCAGATAGTCGCCGAGACCTTGAACTCCAACCTGCTTAAGTCCAACTGTTTGATCACCTCACAACCTGATTGGGGCAGCGTGATGATCCGCTACCAGGGACCCAAGATAGACAGGGAAAAACTGCTGCGTTATCTGATCTCTTTCCGCCAGCATAACGAGTTCCACGAGCAGTGTGTGGAGCGGATATTTACCGATCTGAAGCGTTTCTGCCATTGCAGTAAATTGACCGTCTACGCCCGCTACACCCGCAGAGGCGGATTGGACATCAACCCTTTCCGCAGTGACTTTGAGCACGTGCCGGAAAGCCAACGCCTGGCAAGACAGTAA
- a CDS encoding 4'-phosphopantetheinyl transferase family protein, which translates to MQLFLYPLRQSEPLKIKDLALCLTPAEREKFARISHKEVQQRAITSRALLRKTLSTQAPLAAREWCFDYGPQGKPCLCDEQFQQTQLHFNLSHSGDWLLLALLKHPSPELQLGVDIERLRMRTAIDTVMRHYFAPFELQQLRDLDDAARREAFFDLWALKESYIKATGKGLAQPLDGFAFDLSSGEAYSAERPAEIVSMRRGLLLKPKENTQWQSWLGHIEPGYRLALTLGAPAAINWQLHWHLGQ; encoded by the coding sequence GTGCAACTCTTTTTGTATCCCTTACGCCAGAGTGAGCCTTTAAAAATCAAAGATCTGGCGCTGTGCCTGACTCCGGCCGAGCGGGAAAAGTTTGCCCGAATAAGCCATAAAGAGGTACAACAACGGGCAATAACAAGCCGCGCCTTGCTGAGAAAGACCCTGAGTACTCAAGCGCCGCTTGCAGCCCGGGAGTGGTGTTTCGATTATGGTCCCCAGGGTAAGCCGTGCCTTTGTGATGAGCAGTTTCAACAGACTCAGCTGCATTTTAACCTCAGTCACAGCGGTGATTGGCTGCTGTTGGCATTGCTGAAACATCCTTCTCCTGAATTGCAACTCGGAGTCGATATAGAGCGTTTACGGATGCGCACGGCTATCGATACTGTGATGCGCCACTATTTTGCGCCTTTTGAGCTGCAGCAGTTACGAGATCTGGATGATGCCGCGCGGCGAGAGGCGTTTTTCGATCTCTGGGCCTTGAAAGAGTCTTATATCAAGGCGACAGGCAAAGGGTTGGCGCAGCCGCTCGATGGGTTTGCGTTCGACTTGAGTTCAGGGGAAGCCTACTCGGCCGAGCGGCCAGCCGAGATTGTTTCGATGCGCCGTGGGCTTTTGTTAAAGCCTAAGGAAAACACCCAATGGCAGAGTTGGCTTGGCCATATAGAGCCGGGTTATCGATTGGCCCTGACGCTGGGGGCGCCTGCAGCCATCAACTGGCAACTGCACTGGCACCTTGGTCAGTAG
- a CDS encoding YqcC family protein codes for MPFLATEKLLLAIEVELKALGMWSATEPGAAAMASQAPFACDSMAFEAWLQFILLPKMRTLIDAEMLLPSAIATAPMAEHVWGEAPTYRNLITLLRTLDELLTKQAR; via the coding sequence ATGCCTTTTCTGGCGACTGAAAAACTCCTGTTGGCCATAGAGGTCGAGTTGAAAGCCCTGGGAATGTGGAGCGCAACCGAACCTGGCGCGGCAGCCATGGCCAGTCAGGCGCCCTTTGCCTGCGACAGCATGGCATTTGAAGCCTGGTTGCAGTTTATTTTGCTGCCAAAAATGCGCACGCTGATAGACGCCGAAATGCTGCTGCCATCAGCCATAGCAACTGCACCTATGGCCGAGCATGTCTGGGGCGAAGCGCCCACATACCGTAATTTGATCACTTTGTTGAGAACCTTGGATGAACTCCTTACCAAACAAGCAAGATGA
- a CDS encoding DUF962 domain-containing protein, whose translation MEQKYKSFAEFYPFYLSQHSDPVCRGLHYLGSTLVLLILLFSLLSGQFVWLLALPVVGYGFAWIGHFGFEHNKPATFQYPVYSLMADWVMLAQFVSGKRRF comes from the coding sequence GTGGAGCAAAAGTACAAGAGTTTTGCTGAGTTTTATCCTTTCTATCTATCTCAGCATTCCGATCCCGTATGCCGAGGTTTGCATTATCTAGGTTCGACCCTGGTATTACTTATTCTGTTATTCAGCCTGCTTAGTGGACAATTTGTATGGCTCTTGGCTCTGCCTGTGGTGGGTTATGGCTTTGCCTGGATTGGTCACTTTGGTTTTGAACACAATAAGCCGGCGACCTTTCAATACCCAGTCTACAGCTTGATGGCTGACTGGGTCATGTTGGCCCAATTTGTCAGTGGCAAACGTCGTTTCTGA
- a CDS encoding flavodoxin, whose product MKKVNLVFGTVYGNAQFVAETLLKQLQTHGVDAKLWQSHELKGYVPTADEYLLLVSSTTGQGDLPDDILPWFLELKDTAPYLPDLRYGVIALGDSSYETFCGAGKQLDELFAELGAKRVGERLEIDACESMEPEVEAQAWLNNWLPLLKTEPGA is encoded by the coding sequence ATGAAAAAAGTGAACCTGGTGTTTGGAACTGTCTATGGTAACGCCCAGTTTGTTGCCGAGACACTCCTGAAGCAGCTCCAGACTCATGGTGTGGATGCCAAACTTTGGCAAAGTCATGAGCTTAAAGGATATGTACCGACTGCCGATGAGTATCTGTTGCTGGTCTCTTCCACTACCGGCCAAGGGGATCTTCCGGATGATATTTTGCCCTGGTTTTTGGAACTGAAAGACACGGCCCCTTACTTACCAGACCTTAGATACGGGGTTATTGCCCTGGGAGACTCGAGTTATGAGACTTTCTGCGGCGCAGGTAAACAATTGGATGAACTGTTTGCGGAGCTTGGTGCCAAACGTGTCGGTGAGCGTTTGGAGATTGATGCCTGCGAATCCATGGAACCCGAGGTCGAGGCTCAAGCATGGCTCAACAACTGGCTACCCCTGCTGAAAACAGAACCGGGCGCCTGA
- the truC gene encoding tRNA pseudouridine(65) synthase TruC gives MNSLPNKQDETQLQAELSEQALTPVDEECPEIRILYEDELLVAIHKPAGLLVHRTYLARKERFFAMQLTRDLVGCHVFPVHRLDRPTSGVLLFAKSSEIAAILCQQFAGRETRKEYLALVRGNMHQAGTLDYPLKEELDAVADKHADRNKEAQDAITQYAPLLNAEIPFPSGRYPSSRFALIRLSPQTGRKHQLRRHMAHLRHPIIGDTTHGDGKQNRFFREHFGLNRLWLLAQSLSFTHPTTGEPVTIVTEPEAEWLQVFDGLGWDETQLESDSGLLLA, from the coding sequence ATGAACTCCTTACCAAACAAGCAAGATGAGACCCAGCTTCAAGCCGAGCTTTCGGAGCAAGCTTTGACACCTGTGGATGAAGAGTGCCCCGAGATCCGTATCCTCTATGAAGATGAACTCTTGGTTGCCATCCATAAACCGGCGGGATTACTGGTGCATAGAACCTATCTGGCACGAAAAGAGCGTTTTTTCGCCATGCAGCTGACCCGTGATCTGGTGGGTTGCCATGTGTTTCCGGTGCACAGGTTGGATAGGCCGACCTCGGGTGTCTTGTTGTTCGCCAAGAGCAGTGAAATTGCCGCTATTTTATGTCAGCAGTTTGCCGGGCGCGAGACACGCAAAGAGTATCTGGCTCTGGTGCGCGGCAATATGCACCAAGCCGGTACGCTGGACTATCCACTCAAAGAAGAGCTCGATGCCGTGGCCGATAAACATGCCGACCGCAACAAGGAAGCCCAGGACGCCATTACTCAATATGCGCCGCTACTCAATGCCGAGATCCCTTTCCCGTCAGGGCGTTACCCCAGCAGTCGTTTTGCCTTGATACGTCTCTCGCCGCAGACTGGGCGCAAGCATCAGCTCAGAAGGCATATGGCTCATCTGCGTCACCCCATTATAGGTGACACCACCCACGGCGATGGCAAGCAAAACCGTTTCTTTCGCGAACACTTCGGCCTCAACCGTTTATGGTTGTTGGCTCAGAGCTTGAGTTTCACTCACCCAACGACAGGCGAACCCGTCACCATAGTGACAGAGCCGGAGGCCGAATGGCTGCAAGTGTTCGATGGCCTAGGCTGGGACGAGACCCAGCTTGAGTCCGACAGCGGTTTGCTGCTGGCTTAG
- a CDS encoding GNAT family N-acetyltransferase, translated as METQTPDSLRAVYLTAEDLRLAASILYNAYHDDAFFQQTLPAANAAEYEQKLRAAIREELNELWQQEQPLIGLFDDERLIGVACVVTSSLPQGEGRYWHWRLKMLLGTGWQSTQKLMQKENSILEHLPATEYGIIQFIAVALTEQRKGYGKLLVQAVLGWCDEQPELEGVGVFVTEDGHSHLFREQGFVPVVELNIGQLTGELLFYHSHTDDDVYQ; from the coding sequence ATGGAAACCCAGACTCCCGATTCCCTGCGTGCCGTCTACCTGACAGCGGAAGATTTGCGCCTGGCCGCATCAATTCTCTATAACGCCTATCACGATGATGCGTTTTTTCAGCAGACCTTGCCGGCCGCCAATGCCGCCGAATATGAACAAAAGCTCAGAGCTGCGATCCGTGAAGAGCTCAATGAGCTTTGGCAACAGGAGCAGCCTCTTATTGGGTTGTTCGACGATGAGCGCTTGATTGGGGTTGCCTGCGTGGTGACCTCATCACTTCCCCAGGGGGAGGGGCGCTATTGGCATTGGCGTTTGAAAATGCTGCTCGGGACAGGCTGGCAATCAACGCAGAAGTTGATGCAGAAGGAGAATTCAATTCTGGAGCACCTGCCGGCTACTGAATACGGCATTATACAGTTCATTGCAGTAGCTTTAACCGAGCAGCGCAAGGGTTATGGCAAGTTGCTCGTCCAGGCGGTATTGGGTTGGTGTGATGAGCAGCCGGAGCTGGAAGGGGTTGGAGTCTTTGTGACTGAGGATGGCCATTCTCATCTGTTCCGAGAGCAAGGCTTTGTACCCGTGGTTGAGCTCAATATAGGGCAGTTAACCGGAGAGTTGCTCTTTTACCACAGTCATACCGATGATGACGTCTACCAATAA
- a CDS encoding DUF3549 family protein, whose protein sequence is MDSITTLSELLSAANTQYQVYDLGRRVQHIDPMAFHQIEGLQSPYPFPIQGHAQFALVFWDGSNQQYIWFLKLPLDERGLLVPAARSQFIQMLLEAMGENLTRELTEAQQQQMANHPFSFKPPQEKLALFNALVRKQLGQAASVQYEYACQYLSGKVAAENWQHLGLQGLADICARVNELDHSALLQQGLSKGAIEVQIALCQQLEHILLPEPIAETLFQAFKDAAPEHKVYFLRALASHPELCQQAITELDSQQALNIDALIAIAARCWYSLKQDECRKIYLEALALQEQSFFNQIFADIVAIPGIRTQVLSELRNPHRSDRLSGAIGGLFRATTE, encoded by the coding sequence ATGGACAGTATCACTACCCTCAGCGAACTTCTCAGCGCCGCCAACACCCAATATCAGGTCTATGATCTCGGCCGCCGGGTGCAACACATAGATCCCATGGCTTTTCATCAGATAGAGGGCCTTCAAAGCCCCTATCCCTTCCCCATACAAGGGCATGCCCAGTTTGCCCTGGTGTTCTGGGATGGCAGTAATCAGCAATATATCTGGTTCCTGAAATTACCTTTGGATGAGCGCGGACTCCTGGTCCCTGCTGCACGCAGCCAGTTTATTCAGATGTTGCTTGAAGCCATGGGGGAAAACCTGACCCGTGAACTGACCGAAGCCCAACAGCAACAGATGGCCAATCATCCCTTCAGTTTCAAGCCGCCGCAGGAAAAACTGGCCCTGTTCAACGCCTTGGTGCGCAAACAACTGGGACAAGCCGCTTCTGTGCAGTATGAATATGCCTGCCAATACCTGAGCGGCAAGGTGGCTGCCGAAAACTGGCAACATTTGGGACTGCAAGGGCTGGCGGATATCTGTGCCCGGGTCAATGAACTGGATCACTCAGCCCTGTTGCAACAAGGGTTGAGCAAAGGCGCCATCGAGGTGCAAATTGCCCTTTGCCAGCAACTGGAACATATACTATTGCCAGAGCCGATTGCCGAAACGCTCTTCCAGGCATTCAAAGACGCTGCCCCCGAGCATAAGGTTTACTTCCTTCGCGCCTTGGCATCTCACCCTGAACTCTGCCAACAGGCGATAACAGAGCTGGATAGTCAGCAGGCGCTGAATATTGACGCCTTGATCGCCATCGCCGCCCGTTGCTGGTATAGCCTGAAACAGGATGAGTGCCGCAAAATTTATCTCGAGGCTCTGGCTTTGCAGGAGCAAAGCTTCTTTAATCAAATCTTTGCTGATATTGTGGCCATACCCGGGATACGTACCCAGGTATTGAGCGAACTTCGCAATCCTCACCGCAGTGACCGCCTATCCGGCGCCATCGGCGGTCTGTTCAGGGCGACCACAGAATGA
- a CDS encoding Zn-ribbon-containing protein translates to MFVCELRFECFANTTISAAEKAINTLLEAWRANGQVLGREFAVAFRDGEFRVRLLLPEETSLANRHNSPWAKQALQQLTEAKLLAPKEKLIGQDINSEVSTLEPPSWQLLYTSYVHMCSPLRSGDNLLPIPLYRIPATFNGDHKRVIRWQTEWQACDELQMAAATKAEFAALEELSSPDSDLFRRGWDLRGRIEYLTKIPTYYYLYRVGGESKQAELARPCPRCGNPDWRQPSPLLDLFHFRCDNCRIVSNLSWDHQ, encoded by the coding sequence ATGTTTGTCTGCGAACTCAGGTTTGAATGCTTTGCCAACACCACTATCAGCGCCGCAGAAAAAGCCATCAATACCCTGCTTGAGGCCTGGCGGGCCAACGGTCAGGTATTGGGACGGGAATTTGCGGTGGCCTTTAGGGACGGGGAGTTCAGAGTCAGGCTGCTGCTACCGGAAGAAACCAGTCTGGCCAACAGGCACAACAGTCCCTGGGCCAAACAGGCGTTGCAGCAGTTAACCGAGGCCAAACTGCTGGCCCCCAAGGAAAAGCTCATAGGTCAGGATATCAATTCCGAGGTCAGCACCCTGGAGCCCCCAAGCTGGCAGCTACTTTATACCAGCTATGTGCATATGTGCTCACCATTGCGCAGCGGCGATAACTTGCTACCCATTCCCCTTTACCGAATTCCCGCGACCTTCAACGGCGATCACAAGCGGGTGATCCGTTGGCAAACCGAGTGGCAAGCCTGTGATGAACTGCAGATGGCCGCAGCAACCAAGGCCGAATTTGCCGCCCTCGAGGAGCTTTCCAGCCCGGACAGCGATCTGTTCCGCCGCGGCTGGGATCTGCGCGGCCGTATCGAATATCTGACCAAAATTCCTACCTATTACTACCTTTACCGGGTCGGGGGAGAGAGTAAGCAAGCCGAATTGGCCCGTCCCTGTCCCCGCTGCGGCAACCCGGACTGGCGCCAGCCCAGCCCGTTGCTGGATCTGTTTCATTTCCGCTGTGACAACTGCCGGATAGTCTCCAACCTCTCCTGGGATCATCAATAG
- a CDS encoding PTS transporter subunit EIIC, which produces MAQQLATPAENRTGRLKGFSQHWFKFAQRLSQALLVPIAILPAAGVMKGLASTPTGILSPSLNELFATTGNLIFTMMPLLFAIAIAIGFCRDQGIAAFSAAFGFGVFSSTLSLLASQNPVHTSVWLGVETIDTGIAGGMLLGVMTCLAMAMSRHLRLPAIFSFFEGRRSAPLLMLPLAVLLAYLLALIWPPLAHYIEVFSNWAVYQKPQLAFAIYGTVERLLLPLGLHHIWNAPFYLELGQYYQDGEWLRGEVARYLAGDPQAGNLAGGYLIKMWGLPAAALAIWRCADKSERNRVAGIMLSAAATSWLTGVTEPIEFAFLFVAPLLYLVHALLTGLAYAVCIWLDIHYGLVFSNGLLDFALLWHQSANAGWFLILGPLTAVIYYLIFRASIMAFNLKTPGRLEPETASGGNLLAMVGALGGAANIRNLSACMTRLRLSVERPELVDKSRLLGLGAKGVIVVGQGVQVVFGTKAETLRGLLQKYLDSRQASRR; this is translated from the coding sequence ATGGCTCAACAACTGGCTACCCCTGCTGAAAACAGAACCGGGCGCCTGAAAGGCTTTTCACAACATTGGTTTAAGTTTGCCCAGCGCCTGAGTCAGGCGCTGCTTGTCCCCATAGCTATCCTGCCTGCTGCCGGGGTGATGAAAGGCCTGGCCAGTACGCCGACAGGTATTTTGTCTCCTTCTCTCAATGAGCTGTTTGCCACCACAGGCAATCTCATCTTCACTATGATGCCGCTGCTGTTTGCCATCGCCATTGCCATAGGCTTTTGTCGCGATCAGGGGATTGCTGCCTTCAGTGCGGCGTTCGGCTTTGGGGTATTCAGTTCCACCTTATCGCTGCTGGCTTCGCAAAACCCCGTGCACACCTCAGTCTGGCTCGGAGTGGAAACCATAGATACAGGTATTGCCGGTGGTATGTTGCTTGGGGTGATGACCTGCCTGGCGATGGCCATGAGTCGTCACTTGCGTTTGCCGGCTATCTTTTCCTTCTTTGAGGGACGCCGCAGCGCGCCGTTGCTGATGTTGCCGTTGGCTGTGTTGCTGGCCTATTTGCTGGCGCTTATCTGGCCACCTTTGGCTCACTATATTGAGGTGTTCTCCAACTGGGCTGTGTATCAAAAGCCGCAGCTGGCCTTTGCCATCTATGGCACAGTGGAGCGCCTCTTGTTGCCACTTGGGCTGCACCATATCTGGAATGCGCCTTTCTACCTGGAGCTTGGGCAGTATTATCAGGATGGTGAATGGCTCAGAGGCGAAGTGGCACGCTACCTCGCCGGCGATCCACAGGCCGGCAATCTGGCCGGTGGCTATCTCATCAAGATGTGGGGCCTGCCGGCGGCGGCCCTGGCGATTTGGCGCTGTGCCGACAAGAGTGAACGCAATCGGGTGGCCGGCATCATGCTGTCGGCGGCGGCAACCAGTTGGCTTACCGGGGTGACTGAGCCGATTGAGTTTGCCTTCCTGTTTGTGGCGCCTTTGCTGTATCTGGTGCACGCACTGCTGACCGGGCTGGCTTATGCTGTCTGTATCTGGCTCGACATTCACTATGGATTGGTGTTTTCCAACGGTTTGCTGGATTTTGCCCTTCTGTGGCATCAATCTGCCAACGCCGGTTGGTTTCTGATCCTGGGCCCCTTGACCGCAGTCATCTATTATCTGATTTTCCGCGCTTCCATCATGGCATTCAATCTCAAGACGCCGGGGCGGCTGGAGCCGGAAACCGCCTCGGGCGGCAATCTGCTGGCCATGGTAGGCGCGCTCGGCGGCGCTGCCAATATCCGCAATCTCAGCGCCTGTATGACCCGCTTGCGCCTGAGTGTCGAACGCCCAGAGCTGGTGGACAAGTCCCGCCTGTTGGGATTGGGAGCCAAGGGCGTGATAGTGGTAGGGCAGGGCGTCCAGGTGGTGTTTGGCACCAAGGCCGAGACCTTGAGAGGGCTTTTGCAAAAGTATCTGGACAGTCGCCAGGCAAGCCGGAGATAA
- a CDS encoding DUF2789 domain-containing protein produces the protein MDTTHTDLAHLFEQLGLPSSSKAIEGFIGTHSIPEGVKLVDAPFWNEAQRTFLTEALAEDAQWSDTIDHLDAQLRS, from the coding sequence ATGGATACCACCCACACAGACTTGGCCCATTTATTTGAGCAATTGGGACTCCCCAGCAGCAGCAAGGCGATAGAAGGTTTTATCGGCACACATTCTATCCCCGAGGGAGTCAAACTGGTGGATGCACCATTCTGGAATGAAGCGCAGCGCACTTTTTTAACAGAGGCTCTGGCCGAGGACGCCCAATGGTCAGACACCATAGACCATTTGGACGCCCAGCTCAGGAGTTGA
- a CDS encoding DUF3192 domain-containing protein, translated as MNKLLLPLMGIASLGLSACVVNVGDHEANWDEKESWQLQQQQNQQQLAKLTLGMDQQQVQQLMGQADFNEAFLSNDQQVQVLFYRTRHRHSDGKTTKDECTPLVFRDQQLIGWGDKAYAQL; from the coding sequence ATGAACAAGTTATTACTGCCACTGATGGGGATTGCAAGCTTAGGGCTTAGTGCCTGTGTGGTCAATGTCGGCGATCACGAAGCCAACTGGGATGAAAAGGAGTCCTGGCAGCTGCAGCAACAGCAAAATCAGCAACAACTGGCCAAGTTGACTCTGGGGATGGATCAGCAACAGGTGCAGCAGCTCATGGGGCAGGCCGACTTTAATGAAGCCTTTCTCTCCAATGATCAGCAAGTACAGGTACTATTTTACCGTACCCGCCACAGACACAGTGATGGCAAGACCACCAAGGATGAGTGCACCCCCTTGGTGTTTCGCGATCAACAACTGATTGGCTGGGGCGATAAGGCCTACGCGCAGCTGTAA
- the syd gene encoding SecY-interacting protein, translating into MSCAQALEQFLSRYHQSYQSSLGEGPRYYARGEASPCLLQENGEDPLLWQTIRREQPGSFANVSHALELPLHADIDEFYGQFFAAHLLFEADFGEGELLQPWSQDDFEFLQQNLIGHLMMKRKLKQPPTWFIGLLGQGDEMICVDNETGAVWRETPGELPSKKLADSLEEFFALLRPRVAPAVEPVELAMADVDHPGLWARMKLMWQHLFSRR; encoded by the coding sequence GTGTCTTGTGCCCAGGCGTTGGAGCAATTTCTCAGCCGTTATCATCAAAGTTACCAGTCGAGTCTGGGGGAAGGCCCCAGATATTATGCCAGGGGAGAAGCCTCACCCTGTTTGCTGCAGGAGAATGGCGAAGATCCGCTACTGTGGCAGACTATTCGCCGTGAACAACCAGGCAGTTTTGCCAATGTCAGTCATGCGCTGGAGTTGCCGCTGCATGCCGATATCGACGAGTTTTATGGACAGTTTTTTGCCGCGCATCTGTTGTTTGAAGCCGATTTCGGCGAAGGGGAACTACTGCAGCCCTGGAGTCAGGATGATTTTGAGTTCCTGCAGCAGAATCTGATTGGGCACCTGATGATGAAACGCAAGCTCAAGCAGCCACCGACCTGGTTTATCGGCCTATTGGGGCAAGGTGATGAGATGATCTGCGTGGATAATGAAACCGGTGCTGTCTGGCGTGAGACCCCGGGTGAGCTCCCCTCAAAGAAGCTGGCAGACAGTCTGGAAGAGTTTTTCGCTTTGCTGCGCCCCAGAGTGGCGCCGGCAGTTGAGCCTGTGGAGCTGGCCATGGCGGATGTCGACCATCCCGGTCTCTGGGCGCGGATGAAGCTCATGTGGCAACACCTGTTTTCCCGCCGCTGA